From Methanospirillum lacunae, a single genomic window includes:
- a CDS encoding chemotaxis protein CheW, which produces MANILHFSIGGVQGAIPLDESMYLVRMAAFDTKPSDSPGVSGTLNLHGTRVLVYSLRSLFGLPKRSPCLNDSLIIAKTGKSTVALWVDETYVVRDNMGNEIPDVPPEYSIPGIIFTKELVFISDLTLFLESWNTGYNEISIPLTNRIADLPKTQSNYFSGLDESPDIGKIRKQLSDRARDLARLEGGLPEPSSLEVIKFRLVYRDYAAEMRFVREVVLTREITPVPTAPDHIIGVCPVRGEIIPLVDLRVLLSIPERGLTDLNQVIVLTDGHITFGILADQITGISLLPIEELQKAGPEFAPGQPNYIFGIMNTGLIVINAAAILKDPKMIVDQSGELEHSVATGKRAV; this is translated from the coding sequence ATGGCTAACATTCTTCATTTTTCAATAGGTGGGGTGCAAGGTGCCATACCCCTTGATGAGAGCATGTATCTGGTACGGATGGCTGCATTCGACACTAAACCTTCTGATTCTCCTGGGGTGTCCGGTACCTTAAATCTTCATGGAACCCGGGTTTTGGTTTATTCTCTAAGAAGCCTTTTTGGATTGCCGAAGCGTTCTCCATGCCTGAACGATAGCCTGATTATTGCCAAAACCGGGAAATCCACTGTTGCACTCTGGGTCGATGAGACATATGTTGTCAGGGATAATATGGGAAATGAGATCCCGGATGTACCACCTGAATATTCTATTCCTGGTATTATATTTACAAAGGAACTTGTATTCATTAGTGATCTAACCCTTTTTCTGGAGTCATGGAATACTGGGTATAATGAAATTTCTATACCTCTTACTAACAGAATTGCGGATTTACCAAAAACGCAATCAAACTATTTTTCAGGTTTAGATGAATCTCCTGATATAGGAAAGATTAGAAAACAACTTTCAGATCGTGCCAGAGATCTTGCCAGGCTTGAAGGTGGCTTGCCTGAACCCTCCTCACTGGAGGTTATAAAATTCAGGTTGGTTTACCGTGATTATGCAGCAGAAATGCGGTTTGTGCGGGAGGTTGTTCTTACCAGAGAAATCACCCCTGTTCCAACAGCACCTGACCATATTATCGGAGTTTGTCCTGTCAGGGGAGAGATTATTCCTTTGGTTGATCTCAGAGTTCTGCTCTCTATTCCGGAACGAGGCCTTACTGATTTGAATCAGGTTATTGTCCTGACTGATGGCCATATTACATTTGGTATTCTTGCAGATCAGATAACTGGGATTAGTCTTCTTCCTATTGAAGAGTTACAAAAAGCAGGCCCTGAATTTGCACCCGGGCAACCAAATTACATCTTTGGTATTATGAATACAGGTCTGATAGTTATTAACGCAGCAGCAATATTAAAAGATCCAAAAATGATTGTGGATCAATCCGGCGAATTAGAACATTCCGTAGCAACAGGTAAACGGGCAGTGTGA
- a CDS encoding PAS domain S-box protein, with product MALTSILTIGDPQHFSSIIRLFSENGAKVDIYSVTDIKESFKKLQTTHIDVIISEFNLGPQNGIDFITRLKKQIQSSPISIFIGDQGSAIAKEALKAGIDYYFQKNGDPEFEKVLLNTFIRQIVKWKQAEEAHQYAETNFHTIVEATEDSIYMVDRHYRYLYINTPHLKRLGISGEDYESKMYRDLHSEDENKRFINSMSQVLTHSNFYLEEYEKEGRFYYRKFIPIKYQSSSQVLAVTVVSTDITDRVRLEDEVAKSASLTTATLESTSDGIFVVDRAGKVINYNQKFLDMWYIPETVIEEKDEEVILAYLEDQLEDRNSFIERINWLKNNPDKDAFDVLEFRDGRIFERLTLPQRIGGTTVGRVWSFRDVTQQRSTLSALQITQANYRSVVESTGDSIYMVDLDSCYIFMNTYHRKKLGDLADKYLEQRMRVMLPPGEDKRFDEAVKRVSTSKKMFMDEIHWGGRDYIRRFSPVKDDDDGEVRAITVVLTDISERKAAEQEIHNSEERLKILFDHAPEAYFLTDIKGTFVDSNRAVTELTGFTKEDLHGRNIFTMGLIASMHITKTAVLFARNALGKSTGPEEMTIHRKDGSTLYAEVVTYPIKIQDQSLVMTIARDITQRKEAEVALKEREEQYRLLVNNANEIVLVLRGGTIIFSNPKASSVFKKTREELAGHDLDSLVHADDTEVVQNLITEAAKSGAIHAGNVIRMYDNVGDIRWLEVGMVGVTWTEGPALLFLGNDVTDRKIAQDALVQSNKKLNLLSSITRHDVLNQITILLAYLDLLRKKNTDQNLIPFIDKQTEATQAIRSQIVFTKEYQDVGVKAPQWQNVGEKIRTAKEMRKSEFIGWDEGLERLEIFADPLLEKVFSNLISNSLMHGEHVDNIFFSAVQKDNGITLVYEDNGVGIASNEKKKIFEHGYGKNTGFGLFLSREILAITGLMITENGNPGSGARFEIQIPANAYKYI from the coding sequence TTGGCGTTAACGTCGATCCTGACTATTGGAGATCCACAACATTTTTCTAGTATAATCAGATTATTCTCTGAAAATGGCGCGAAGGTGGATATCTACTCCGTCACTGATATCAAAGAAAGTTTTAAAAAACTGCAAACGACTCATATCGATGTTATAATATCTGAATTTAACCTTGGACCACAGAATGGGATTGATTTTATAACAAGGTTGAAAAAACAGATCCAATCAAGCCCTATATCAATCTTTATCGGTGATCAGGGATCTGCGATTGCGAAAGAGGCACTTAAGGCCGGCATCGATTATTATTTCCAGAAGAATGGAGATCCCGAATTTGAGAAGGTTTTGTTAAATACCTTCATCCGGCAGATTGTAAAATGGAAACAGGCTGAGGAAGCCCATCAGTATGCAGAAACAAATTTTCACACCATTGTTGAGGCAACTGAAGATTCAATATATATGGTCGACCGGCATTATCGGTATCTATATATAAATACACCTCATCTGAAGCGACTTGGAATCTCTGGGGAAGATTATGAATCAAAGATGTATCGTGATCTCCACTCAGAGGATGAGAATAAACGTTTTATCAATTCGATGAGTCAGGTTCTGACCCATAGTAACTTTTACCTTGAAGAGTACGAGAAAGAGGGGAGGTTTTACTATCGAAAGTTCATCCCTATCAAGTACCAGTCTTCTTCCCAGGTTCTTGCAGTTACTGTAGTTTCAACTGACATCACCGATCGGGTCAGATTAGAGGACGAAGTAGCAAAAAGTGCTTCCCTGACAACTGCTACCCTTGAGTCTACATCTGATGGAATATTTGTTGTTGATAGGGCTGGAAAAGTCATCAACTACAATCAGAAGTTCCTTGATATGTGGTACATTCCTGAAACTGTTATAGAAGAGAAGGATGAAGAAGTAATACTGGCCTATCTTGAGGATCAATTAGAAGATCGGAATTCTTTCATTGAGCGGATAAACTGGCTTAAGAATAACCCCGACAAGGATGCATTTGATGTTCTGGAGTTTCGTGATGGCAGGATTTTCGAGAGACTCACTCTTCCCCAGCGTATCGGTGGAACAACTGTTGGGAGAGTTTGGAGTTTTCGTGATGTAACCCAGCAGCGTTCAACACTATCAGCCTTACAGATCACACAGGCGAATTACCGGAGCGTGGTTGAGTCTACCGGAGATTCGATCTACATGGTGGATCTCGATTCATGTTACATTTTCATGAATACATATCACCGCAAGAAATTGGGTGATCTCGCTGACAAGTACCTTGAACAACGGATGCGGGTAATGCTGCCTCCAGGTGAGGACAAACGGTTTGATGAGGCGGTAAAACGTGTCTCAACATCCAAAAAGATGTTCATGGACGAGATCCACTGGGGCGGTCGAGATTATATCAGAAGGTTCAGTCCGGTCAAAGATGATGATGACGGAGAAGTCAGGGCGATTACAGTTGTACTCACTGATATAAGTGAACGAAAAGCAGCTGAACAGGAGATTCACAACTCTGAAGAACGTCTGAAGATCCTCTTCGATCATGCACCTGAAGCATATTTCCTTACAGATATTAAAGGAACTTTTGTTGATTCAAATCGTGCAGTAACAGAACTGACTGGTTTTACAAAAGAAGATCTACACGGTCGCAATATCTTTACGATGGGGCTCATCGCTTCAATGCATATCACTAAGACTGCTGTGCTATTTGCACGTAATGCTCTTGGAAAATCGACCGGACCTGAAGAGATGACAATTCATCGTAAAGATGGATCAACACTCTACGCCGAGGTTGTAACCTATCCGATCAAGATTCAGGATCAGAGTCTTGTAATGACCATCGCTCGTGATATCACTCAGCGAAAAGAGGCAGAGGTAGCACTCAAAGAGCGTGAAGAACAGTACCGGCTTCTCGTCAATAATGCAAATGAAATAGTTCTTGTTCTTCGTGGCGGTACAATCATCTTCTCAAATCCGAAGGCATCATCAGTCTTTAAAAAGACCCGTGAAGAATTGGCTGGTCATGATCTCGATTCCCTGGTTCATGCTGATGACACCGAAGTGGTTCAAAATCTGATTACAGAGGCAGCTAAAAGTGGAGCAATACATGCCGGGAATGTTATCCGAATGTATGATAATGTAGGTGATATCAGGTGGCTTGAGGTAGGTATGGTGGGTGTTACCTGGACAGAAGGACCTGCATTGTTATTTCTAGGAAATGATGTTACTGATCGAAAGATAGCACAGGATGCATTGGTCCAGAGCAACAAAAAACTGAACCTGCTGTCCAGTATCACAAGGCATGATGTACTAAACCAGATAACAATTTTACTGGCTTATCTAGATCTTCTTAGGAAAAAGAACACTGATCAGAATCTAATCCCCTTTATCGATAAACAAACTGAAGCTACCCAGGCAATAAGAAGTCAAATTGTCTTTACCAAAGAGTACCAGGATGTCGGGGTCAAAGCACCACAATGGCAGAATGTAGGAGAGAAAATACGGACTGCCAAAGAAATGCGTAAATCCGAGTTCATCGGGTGGGATGAAGGACTTGAAAGGCTTGAGATTTTTGCTGATCCTTTGCTTGAGAAGGTTTTTTCAAACCTGATCTCTAATTCGCTGATGCATGGAGAACATGTTGACAATATCTTCTTTTCAGCAGTTCAGAAGGATAATGGAATCACGCTGGTGTATGAAGATAACGGTGTTGGTATTGCATCTAATGAGAAGAAAAAGATATTTGAACACGGGTACGGTAAAAATACTGGTTTTGGTCTCTTTCTTTCAAGAGAGATCCTTGCTATCACCGGGCTGATGATCACTGAAAATGGAAATCCAGGCTCCGGTGCACGATTTGAGATCCAGATTCCTGCCAATGCATACAAATACATCTGA
- a CDS encoding MTAP family purine nucleoside phosphorylase, which yields MLGIIGGTSLLEFSFGDLKKEMVHTPYGSSEVLLGSGVALLLRHQNRRAPHRIAYRAHLSALAILGVNRIIAIGSTGSLHHSISPGSLVIPDDYITLTGSPTIFNHSIGHISPEFSQELINCLIEAVPNARVGGTYIQTDGPRIETAAEIKWMTEIADIVGMTIASEATVAKELEIPFAAICTVDNYANGIASEEVTYDQIVANARLYTERTGSMLETIISLCT from the coding sequence ATGCTCGGAATTATTGGTGGAACTTCACTCCTTGAGTTCTCGTTCGGTGATTTAAAGAAAGAAATGGTCCATACTCCGTATGGATCATCAGAGGTACTTCTTGGTTCAGGAGTTGCGCTTCTTCTAAGACACCAGAACCGACGTGCTCCACATCGGATAGCCTATCGCGCTCATCTTTCAGCCCTTGCTATTTTGGGAGTTAACCGGATCATTGCCATAGGTTCGACAGGATCACTACACCATTCTATATCACCTGGCAGTCTGGTAATACCTGATGATTACATTACTCTCACCGGCTCGCCGACCATATTCAACCATTCGATAGGCCATATCAGTCCAGAATTTTCACAAGAATTGATTAACTGCCTTATTGAAGCAGTGCCGAATGCCCGCGTAGGTGGGACATATATTCAAACTGATGGTCCTCGAATAGAGACCGCTGCCGAGATTAAATGGATGACGGAAATTGCAGATATTGTCGGCATGACTATTGCATCGGAAGCAACGGTGGCAAAGGAACTTGAAATTCCCTTTGCTGCTATCTGTACGGTAGATAACTATGCGAATGGGATCGCCAGTGAAGAAGTCACCTATGATCAGATCGTTGCGAATGCCCGTTTATATACAGAGCGAACCGGGTCAATGCTTGAGACGATCATCTCCCTGTGTACCTGA
- a CDS encoding GNAT family N-acetyltransferase: MISLYTKRLELIPITVELCNADLTSSEVLGIHLNCCIPDSWPPALLTPETLDEFIVLLTAECESRLYAYYWVKTGDTPDDRVLIGSGGFVRDKEGAFELGYSVLEEYQQLGYATEAVNEMIKWARTNPGVVCLKACTFPSLIGSIRVLEKTGFIRDGLGSEEGSIAYRLAL; encoded by the coding sequence ATGATTTCTCTATATACAAAACGACTTGAACTGATTCCGATCACTGTTGAACTCTGTAATGCAGACTTGACTTCTTCAGAAGTTCTCGGAATACATCTGAATTGCTGTATACCGGATTCCTGGCCACCTGCCCTTCTCACTCCTGAAACTCTAGATGAATTTATCGTTCTTCTCACTGCTGAATGTGAAAGTCGGTTGTATGCATATTATTGGGTAAAAACCGGGGATACTCCTGATGATCGGGTACTGATAGGAAGTGGTGGATTTGTACGGGATAAAGAAGGTGCCTTTGAACTTGGGTATTCTGTTCTCGAAGAATATCAGCAATTAGGGTATGCAACAGAAGCTGTGAATGAAATGATAAAATGGGCCCGGACAAACCCTGGTGTGGTTTGTTTAAAAGCTTGTACATTTCCATCCCTTATTGGATCAATCAGGGTTCTTGAAAAAACCGGATTTATTCGTGATGGACTTGGATCCGAAGAAGGTTCAATAGCCTATCGGCTTGCCCTTTAA
- the nth gene encoding endonuclease III: MPCTIYRLLSTEYDLTSSEDEFLHFENPYQILIATILSAQTTDRTVNLVTKDLFARYPDPVSLSTARQQDVEKIIHRTGFYRAKSRNIIAAAQVLVNLYGGEVPDEINKLIELPGVGRKTANIVVHHAFDRADGIAVDTHVGRLSGRLGLSDESNPDRIEQDLLKLFPKKIWGDINGLFILHGRKVCRARKPSCSCCVLSSLCRYAALNTLQ, encoded by the coding sequence GTGCCTTGCACGATTTATCGTCTTCTTTCAACAGAGTATGATCTCACTTCTTCAGAAGATGAGTTCCTTCATTTTGAAAATCCATATCAGATCCTTATAGCAACCATACTATCGGCCCAAACAACCGATCGGACTGTAAATCTGGTAACAAAAGATCTTTTTGCCAGGTACCCGGATCCTGTATCACTTTCAACTGCCCGTCAGCAGGATGTGGAAAAAATTATTCATCGGACTGGGTTTTATCGGGCAAAAAGTCGTAATATCATTGCTGCTGCCCAGGTTCTTGTGAATTTGTACGGTGGGGAGGTTCCTGATGAAATCAATAAATTGATAGAACTTCCGGGTGTTGGTCGGAAAACTGCAAACATTGTAGTTCATCATGCATTCGACAGGGCTGACGGAATCGCTGTAGATACCCATGTAGGGCGGCTATCAGGGAGACTTGGGCTTTCTGATGAATCAAATCCAGATCGAATTGAACAGGATCTTCTCAAGTTATTTCCAAAAAAGATATGGGGAGATATTAATGGCTTATTTATACTCCATGGCAGAAAGGTATGTCGGGCAAGAAAGCCGTCATGCAGTTGCTGTGTTCTCTCTTCTCTCTGCCGGTATGCAGCGTTGAATACGCTGCAATAA
- the pyrH gene encoding UMP kinase, whose translation MSTIVLSLGGSILMPGLDSPNIKPYIPVLEKIASIHRLFVVVGGGGEARRYISVARSLDVDDASADELGILVTRLNATLLVQALKDSAWPKVVENHTEALAAAESGKIVVMGGVTPGQTTDAVAAVLAERSRASVFFNLTSVDGIYSADPRTDPSAERYGMITPSRLLEIVIHQQSAAGMNTVMDVVAVKMVERCGIPLIVLDGRDPTALLTAVESGICRGTVVSREGLSPLPL comes from the coding sequence ATGTCCACCATTGTTCTTTCTCTGGGTGGGTCGATCCTCATGCCAGGACTCGATTCACCTAATATTAAACCCTATATCCCTGTTCTTGAGAAAATTGCTTCAATTCATCGTCTTTTTGTGGTGGTGGGTGGCGGCGGTGAGGCCCGGCGCTATATTAGTGTAGCACGATCCCTGGATGTTGATGATGCTTCTGCAGATGAACTTGGAATTCTCGTTACCCGGCTAAATGCCACTTTACTAGTTCAGGCACTGAAAGATTCTGCATGGCCAAAGGTAGTTGAAAATCATACTGAAGCTCTTGCCGCAGCTGAGTCAGGAAAGATAGTTGTCATGGGTGGTGTCACTCCGGGTCAGACCACTGATGCTGTTGCTGCGGTCCTGGCCGAGCGCTCACGTGCGTCTGTATTCTTTAATCTCACTTCGGTTGATGGCATTTACTCTGCAGACCCACGAACCGATCCTTCAGCCGAACGATATGGGATGATCACCCCCTCCCGACTTCTAGAGATCGTGATCCATCAACAGTCTGCAGCCGGGATGAATACGGTTATGGATGTAGTTGCAGTAAAGATGGTTGAGCGATGCGGTATCCCGTTGATCGTGCTTGATGGAAGAGATCCTACAGCGCTTCTCACTGCTGTTGAGAGTGGAATATGTAGGGGAACTGTAGTTAGCAGAGAGGGTTTGAGCCCGTTGCCTCTCTGA
- the amrS gene encoding AmmeMemoRadiSam system radical SAM enzyme: MNESNFKGKEALQYEAGSGNSVICSLCNHRCHIKDQKFGKCGVRENQGGRLFARTYARVSAEAIDPIEKKPLNHFLPGTYSYSLGSIGCNFSCSHCQNWHISQPDHIERMLQMIPPEEAVKRARSHNCASISWTYNEPTLWYEYTRDIGALAHHENLKTIYVTNGYMTEDALNNLAPVLDAWRVDLKSFSEKFYQTICKAHLQPVLDTTLRAKELGLHIETVTLIIPGLNDSMEEMGKLIDWVITNLGPDTPMHFTRFHPDFHMTERSATPIKTLEKIYELARNKGLMYPYLGNVGGHKYEHTYCPKCGKIVINREGYSVNTDNLDKARCANCNEPIHIVA; the protein is encoded by the coding sequence ATGAATGAATCAAATTTCAAGGGGAAAGAAGCACTCCAGTATGAGGCAGGTTCAGGCAACTCTGTGATCTGTTCGCTCTGCAACCACCGGTGCCACATCAAGGATCAGAAGTTTGGAAAATGCGGAGTCAGAGAAAACCAGGGAGGGAGGCTTTTCGCCAGGACCTATGCCCGGGTCTCGGCTGAAGCAATTGATCCCATTGAAAAGAAACCTCTTAATCATTTTTTACCAGGTACCTACTCGTACTCCCTCGGGAGTATCGGGTGTAACTTTTCATGCTCCCACTGCCAGAACTGGCACATCTCCCAACCAGACCACATTGAAAGGATGCTTCAGATGATTCCTCCAGAAGAAGCAGTGAAAAGGGCCCGGTCGCACAACTGCGCATCTATTTCATGGACATACAATGAACCAACATTATGGTATGAATACACCAGGGATATTGGAGCCCTGGCTCACCATGAAAACCTGAAGACGATCTATGTAACCAATGGATACATGACAGAAGATGCACTGAATAATCTCGCTCCGGTCCTTGATGCATGGCGGGTGGATCTCAAATCATTTTCTGAGAAATTCTACCAGACCATCTGCAAGGCTCATCTTCAGCCTGTCCTTGATACAACTTTAAGGGCAAAAGAACTCGGCTTACACATTGAGACAGTAACACTTATCATACCGGGTCTGAATGATAGCATGGAGGAGATGGGAAAACTAATCGACTGGGTAATCACCAACCTTGGGCCTGATACCCCGATGCACTTTACCCGGTTCCACCCAGACTTTCACATGACAGAGAGATCTGCAACACCGATTAAAACACTTGAGAAGATCTACGAACTTGCCAGGAATAAAGGACTTATGTATCCATATCTCGGAAATGTGGGTGGACACAAATATGAGCACACATACTGCCCTAAATGTGGTAAGATTGTCATTAACAGGGAAGGGTACTCAGTCAATACTGATAATCTGGATAAAGCCCGATGTGCGAATTGTAATGAACCGATCCATATTGTTGCATAA
- a CDS encoding Mut7-C RNAse domain-containing protein has translation MPDRLSESRFICDRMFGALCRFLRLLGYDTLNANDLTPGNPKEDSILLIIAKKEDRILLTRDAELARRDPNRVFYLVSERLEDQIRTLIIAGYIKPNLRLTRCSLCNHLLAPASDEALSEFLRENPSIIFNSSPDEEKITWCRNCRKIYWEGSHTRKMREQIHQIYLLGEEGRTSA, from the coding sequence ATGCCAGATAGATTATCTGAATCACGGTTTATCTGTGACCGCATGTTTGGAGCACTCTGTAGATTTCTGCGTCTTTTAGGATATGACACACTGAATGCAAATGATCTGACCCCGGGAAATCCTAAAGAAGACTCAATTCTGCTTATAATCGCTAAGAAAGAAGATAGAATTCTTCTTACAAGGGATGCTGAACTAGCAAGACGGGATCCTAATCGGGTATTCTATCTTGTAAGTGAACGACTTGAGGACCAAATCCGAACATTGATCATTGCCGGATATATCAAACCTAATCTCAGGCTTACACGGTGTTCACTATGCAATCACCTTCTGGCACCGGCATCAGACGAGGCTCTATCAGAGTTCTTAAGAGAAAATCCATCGATAATTTTTAATTCTTCTCCTGATGAAGAAAAAATAACATGGTGCAGGAATTGTAGAAAAATATACTGGGAAGGATCACATACAAGAAAAATGAGAGAACAAATCCATCAAATCTATCTTTTAGGTGAGGAAGGAAGAACCAGTGCATGA
- a CDS encoding winged helix-turn-helix domain-containing protein: MHQRLVLQYLPKPDRKDLIDDAYWLCDTLGLSSGRDIEDLSIRIVLSLLKESSKKEGIASEQLADLLGITTGRVNHHIRNLSRSGVIYRNRRLIHLRGRSMKESVQELRKDADRIFDDLEKVASEIDSMMGLPGSVNGLKESHALVLPSSPKR, translated from the coding sequence ATGCATCAGCGATTAGTCCTTCAATATCTGCCAAAGCCGGATCGTAAAGATTTGATCGATGACGCCTACTGGCTTTGTGACACCCTTGGTCTCTCATCCGGACGTGATATTGAAGATTTGTCGATTCGAATAGTGTTGAGTCTTCTTAAAGAGTCTTCTAAAAAGGAAGGCATCGCATCTGAACAGTTAGCAGATCTTCTTGGTATTACTACAGGTCGGGTAAATCATCACATCAGAAATCTATCTCGTTCGGGAGTTATTTATCGGAATAGAAGACTCATTCATCTTCGGGGGAGAAGTATGAAGGAATCTGTTCAGGAACTAAGGAAGGATGCAGACCGGATTTTTGATGACCTGGAGAAAGTGGCATCAGAGATCGATTCTATGATGGGTTTGCCTGGTTCTGTTAATGGTTTAAAAGAATCTCATGCACTGGTTCTTCCTTCCTCACCTAAAAGATAG
- the groES gene encoding co-chaperone GroES: MSITPIGPRVLIKPYKQEEKTKGGIYIPESAKEKKKQGDVISVGTFEDGKPLPLKAGDKVIYGGYSQEEVEFDKEDYIIVEFKNIVAKFD, encoded by the coding sequence ATGTCGATTACACCTATCGGACCACGGGTTTTAATCAAGCCCTACAAACAGGAAGAAAAGACCAAGGGTGGCATCTATATCCCTGAATCAGCAAAGGAAAAAAAGAAGCAGGGAGATGTCATATCAGTTGGCACCTTTGAAGATGGAAAACCCCTGCCACTCAAAGCTGGTGACAAGGTTATCTATGGCGGATACAGCCAGGAAGAAGTTGAATTTGATAAAGAAGACTATATTATTGTCGAGTTCAAGAATATCGTTGCAAAATTTGACTGA
- the groL gene encoding chaperonin GroEL (60 kDa chaperone family; promotes refolding of misfolded polypeptides especially under stressful conditions; forms two stacked rings of heptamers to form a barrel-shaped 14mer; ends can be capped by GroES; misfolded proteins enter the barrel where they are refolded when GroES binds) has protein sequence MATKQIMFSENARHALLEGVNKVANTVKITLGPKGRNVVLDKPAGPVVTNDGVTIAKEIELKDKFENMGAKLIKEVASKTQDTTGDGTTTATVLAQAMITEGIKNITAGANPIEIKKGIDRAVETVVTDLKSKTIEVKDKDTIKRIAVISANNDEEIGGLISDAMEKVGYNGVITVENSKTLETNLEHVEGMQFDRGYISPYMVTDQERRVVEFDEPLILLTDKKISSVKMLVPVLEMVASTGKPLLIIADDIDGEAQTALILNIIRGAIKVCGVKAPEFGDVRKEMLEDLAILTGATVISETRNLNIEDVTMDMLGQARAIKVDQDKTTVVGGKGKKSDIEGRKKLIESQLNVAEKKYDKTTLQNRLAKLGGGVAVIKAGAATETEVKEKKMRIDDALNATKAAVEEGYVPGGGVTLFRAAKSLDALKIEDEQMIGVNIVRRSLEEPLRQIASNAGREGAEVISTIKANKSESFGYNAKKDVYEDLLAAGVLDPTKVVRSGLQNAASIAGMLLTTEAVVAEFDDEKDKMSNAIII, from the coding sequence ATGGCAACCAAACAAATAATGTTCAGTGAGAACGCCCGTCATGCACTGCTTGAGGGTGTCAACAAGGTCGCAAATACCGTTAAGATCACACTAGGCCCAAAGGGTCGCAACGTCGTTCTTGACAAACCAGCCGGCCCTGTTGTTACCAACGATGGTGTTACCATCGCCAAGGAGATCGAACTGAAAGACAAGTTCGAGAATATGGGTGCCAAGCTGATTAAGGAAGTCGCCTCCAAGACTCAGGACACTACCGGAGATGGAACAACCACTGCAACTGTTCTTGCCCAGGCGATGATCACCGAGGGTATCAAGAATATTACAGCAGGGGCTAACCCAATCGAGATCAAGAAGGGTATCGACCGGGCAGTTGAAACTGTTGTAACAGACCTCAAGAGCAAGACAATTGAGGTTAAGGATAAGGACACCATCAAGCGTATCGCTGTCATCTCTGCAAACAATGACGAGGAGATTGGTGGACTGATCTCTGATGCAATGGAAAAAGTTGGATATAATGGAGTCATCACGGTTGAGAACTCCAAGACTCTTGAGACCAACCTTGAGCATGTCGAAGGTATGCAGTTTGACCGCGGTTACATCTCACCCTACATGGTCACCGACCAGGAGCGTCGGGTTGTTGAGTTCGATGAACCACTGATCCTCTTGACAGACAAGAAGATTAGCAGTGTTAAAATGCTGGTCCCGGTTCTTGAGATGGTAGCATCAACAGGTAAGCCACTGCTCATCATCGCTGATGATATTGACGGAGAAGCACAGACTGCACTCATTCTGAATATTATCCGTGGTGCAATCAAGGTATGTGGAGTCAAGGCTCCAGAGTTTGGAGATGTTAGAAAGGAGATGCTTGAAGATCTCGCCATCCTCACCGGTGCAACTGTAATTTCTGAAACCAGAAACCTGAACATCGAAGATGTCACCATGGACATGCTCGGACAGGCACGTGCTATCAAGGTGGACCAGGACAAGACAACTGTTGTCGGTGGAAAGGGCAAGAAGAGTGATATCGAAGGCCGCAAGAAACTGATCGAGTCACAGCTGAACGTAGCAGAGAAGAAATACGATAAGACCACCCTTCAGAACAGACTTGCCAAGCTCGGTGGTGGTGTTGCTGTCATTAAGGCAGGAGCAGCAACCGAGACAGAGGTCAAAGAGAAGAAGATGCGTATCGACGACGCATTGAATGCAACCAAGGCAGCTGTGGAAGAAGGATACGTCCCAGGAGGCGGTGTCACACTCTTCCGTGCAGCTAAGTCACTTGATGCCCTCAAGATCGAGGACGAACAGATGATCGGAGTAAACATCGTCAGACGCTCACTTGAAGAACCACTCCGCCAGATTGCCAGCAACGCAGGCCGTGAAGGTGCAGAAGTGATCTCAACGATTAAGGCAAACAAGAGTGAGTCATTCGGGTACAACGCCAAGAAAGATGTCTATGAAGACCTTCTTGCAGCTGGTGTGCTTGACCCAACAAAGGTTGTAAGGTCAGGTCTTCAGAATGCTGCCTCAATTGCAGGTATGCTTCTTACCACTGAAGCCGTTGTCGCAGAATTCGATGATGAGAAGGACAAAATGTCCAACGCAATCATCATCTAA